The proteins below are encoded in one region of Limnohabitans sp. 63ED37-2:
- a CDS encoding adenosine deaminase has product MFKVHAIPPERLPELLRTMPKAELHIHIEGSLEPELIFALARRNGVSLPYADVAALRSAYAFTNLQSFLDLYYAGASALLHEQDFYDMAWAYFEKAAADHVVRAELFFDPQTHTARGVPMAAVIEGLSRACSDAQAQLNISADLILCFLRHLSEEDALATLEEAMPWRKHFIGVGLDSSELGHPPEKFSRVFARARELGLHCVAHAGEEGPPAYIWGALDVLQVERIDHGVQAIHDAALMQRLAESRMPLTVCPLSNLKLCVFKNLADHNLGQMLDAGLCVTLNSDDPAYFGGYLNDNYLQTFAALHLNAQQAYQLAANSIEASFASGADKRRWMHELKACFQGFAEQD; this is encoded by the coding sequence ATGTTCAAAGTTCACGCCATTCCCCCAGAGCGCCTGCCCGAGTTGCTGCGCACCATGCCCAAGGCCGAGCTGCACATCCACATCGAAGGCTCATTGGAGCCTGAGCTGATCTTTGCGCTGGCCCGGCGCAATGGCGTGTCCTTGCCCTACGCCGATGTGGCCGCTTTGCGCAGTGCCTATGCCTTCACCAACCTGCAAAGTTTTCTGGATTTGTATTACGCCGGAGCCAGTGCGCTGCTGCACGAGCAGGATTTTTACGACATGGCCTGGGCCTATTTTGAAAAAGCTGCCGCCGACCATGTGGTGCGGGCCGAACTCTTCTTTGATCCCCAAACCCACACGGCGCGGGGTGTGCCCATGGCCGCGGTCATCGAAGGCCTGAGCCGCGCATGCAGCGATGCGCAAGCCCAACTGAACATCAGCGCTGATTTGATCTTGTGCTTTTTGCGTCACCTGTCTGAAGAAGATGCGTTGGCCACTTTGGAAGAAGCCATGCCCTGGCGAAAGCACTTCATTGGTGTGGGTCTCGATTCCAGCGAGTTGGGTCACCCACCCGAAAAGTTTTCCCGCGTGTTTGCCCGTGCCCGCGAGCTGGGCTTGCACTGCGTGGCGCACGCGGGTGAAGAAGGCCCTCCCGCTTACATTTGGGGCGCTTTGGATGTGCTGCAGGTCGAGCGCATTGACCACGGCGTGCAAGCCATCCACGACGCTGCGCTGATGCAACGCTTGGCCGAAAGTCGCATGCCGCTCACTGTCTGTCCACTGTCCAACCTCAAGCTGTGTGTGTTCAAAAATCTGGCCGACCACAATTTAGGTCAGATGCTGGATGCAGGCCTGTGTGTGACCCTCAACTCCGACGATCCGGCCTACTTTGGCGGCTACTTGAACGACAACTACCTGCAGACCTTTGCCGCCCTGCACCTGAATGCACAACAGGCCTACCAACTGGCCGCCAACAGCATCGAAGCGAGCTTCGCATCAGGGGCCGACAAGCGCCGATGGATGCATGAGCTGAAAGCGTGTTTTCAGGGGTTTGCGGAGCAGGATTGA
- a CDS encoding BMP family ABC transporter substrate-binding protein, with protein sequence MYKNLAATLVVACFFLPAVQAQTSSPTPVKATEPIKAGFVYVSPITDAGWTRQHDEGRKAVERALGDQVKTTFVADVAEGADAERVIRDLAQQGHQIIFTPSFGYMEPTLRVAKDFPNVKFESVTGFKTAPNVSASNARYYEGRYLAGVAAGRMTQTNVAGYVAGFPIPEVLQGINAFTLGMRSVNPKATVKVVWLNAWFDPPKEREAAMALFNQDVDVIAFHTGSTAVMAAAQERGKMAVAYHSDMRRVAPDAQIIAVTHQWGDYYTSRVRAALSGTWTSGNVWGGIKDGMIRVGEFGPKVPKAVQDEVLAKQRLVGTGKLLPFAGPITDNEGKAVLPAGQSLSDAQILNMNYLVQGVQGRVSR encoded by the coding sequence ATGTATAAAAACCTCGCTGCCACGCTCGTGGTCGCCTGCTTTTTCCTTCCTGCCGTTCAGGCACAAACTTCCTCGCCAACGCCAGTCAAAGCGACCGAGCCCATCAAGGCCGGTTTTGTCTATGTTTCGCCCATCACCGATGCGGGCTGGACGCGCCAGCACGACGAGGGTCGCAAGGCCGTTGAGCGGGCTTTGGGTGATCAGGTCAAGACCACTTTTGTGGCCGATGTGGCCGAGGGTGCGGATGCCGAGCGCGTGATCCGCGACTTGGCGCAACAAGGCCATCAGATCATTTTCACGCCCAGTTTTGGCTACATGGAGCCCACGCTGCGGGTGGCCAAAGACTTTCCCAACGTGAAGTTCGAGTCGGTGACCGGCTTTAAAACCGCGCCCAACGTATCGGCGTCGAACGCCCGTTATTACGAAGGCCGTTATTTGGCGGGCGTGGCCGCCGGGCGCATGACACAAACCAATGTGGCGGGCTATGTGGCGGGTTTCCCGATCCCCGAGGTGCTGCAAGGCATCAATGCCTTCACGCTCGGCATGCGCTCGGTCAACCCCAAAGCCACCGTCAAAGTGGTTTGGCTCAACGCCTGGTTTGATCCACCCAAAGAGCGCGAAGCGGCCATGGCCTTGTTCAACCAGGATGTGGACGTGATCGCGTTCCACACGGGATCGACGGCCGTGATGGCGGCAGCGCAGGAGCGCGGCAAGATGGCTGTGGCCTACCATTCGGACATGCGCCGGGTTGCGCCGGATGCCCAGATCATCGCGGTGACCCACCAGTGGGGTGACTACTACACCTCACGCGTCAGGGCCGCTTTGTCGGGCACCTGGACTTCGGGGAATGTGTGGGGTGGCATCAAGGACGGCATGATCCGTGTGGGCGAGTTTGGCCCCAAAGTGCCCAAGGCGGTTCAAGACGAGGTGCTGGCCAAGCAAAGGCTGGTGGGCACGGGCAAGTTGTTGCCCTTTGCAGGCCCCATCACCGACAACGAAGGCAAGGCTGTGCTGCCTGCGGGCCAAAGCCTGAGCGATGCCCAGATCTTGAACATGAACTACCTGGTGCAGGGTGTGCAGGGCCGCGTCTCGCGCTAA
- a CDS encoding MmgE/PrpD family protein, translated as MTINTAVAADHNAPPITAQLAQFVAEHPSQGWSETVEHEAHRTFLNWLGCAIGAAKHEAVESALAAVNMLSPAPQATLAGRSERVDMASAALINGISSHTFDFDDTHLKTIIHPAGPVASAVMALAETQNSSGRQVMDALVLGIDVACRMGNLVYPQHYDRGWHITGSTGTLGAAAACARLLGLNAQQTAMALGIAASQPVGLREQFGTMTKPFHPGGAARAGLMSALMAKHGFTSSARALEAPRGWAQVLSTKYDWREAQDELGQRFEISFNAYKPFACGIVIHPSIDACAQLRAQGVKAEEVKSIELRVHPLVLELTGKKTPQDGLQGKFSVYHGCAVGLIFGRAGEEEFSDHIVRREDVVSLRDKVQAVVDTSVREESVYVTAHLNDGRSVKVHVEHAIGSLQKPMTDADLESKFRDLSDPILGAARVNDILKTCWSLGKAPNLQSLLALLKP; from the coding sequence ATGACCATCAACACCGCTGTGGCCGCTGACCACAACGCCCCGCCCATCACGGCACAACTGGCCCAATTTGTGGCCGAGCACCCCAGCCAAGGCTGGAGCGAAACCGTCGAACACGAAGCCCACCGCACATTTTTGAACTGGCTGGGCTGCGCGATCGGTGCGGCGAAACACGAGGCCGTCGAGTCGGCCTTGGCTGCTGTGAACATGCTCTCGCCCGCACCCCAGGCCACGCTGGCTGGGCGTTCGGAGCGTGTGGACATGGCCAGTGCGGCCCTGATCAACGGCATCTCGTCGCACACCTTTGACTTTGACGACACCCACCTCAAAACCATCATCCACCCGGCAGGCCCCGTGGCGTCTGCCGTGATGGCTTTGGCCGAAACCCAAAACAGCTCGGGCCGCCAGGTCATGGACGCGCTGGTGCTGGGCATTGACGTGGCCTGCCGCATGGGCAATCTGGTTTACCCACAACACTACGACCGCGGCTGGCACATCACGGGCTCGACCGGCACCTTGGGTGCTGCGGCAGCATGCGCACGTTTGTTGGGTCTGAATGCGCAACAAACGGCCATGGCCTTGGGCATAGCGGCTTCGCAGCCCGTAGGCTTGCGTGAACAATTTGGCACCATGACCAAACCCTTCCACCCCGGTGGCGCAGCCCGCGCGGGTTTGATGTCGGCCCTCATGGCCAAGCATGGCTTCACCTCCAGCGCCCGTGCGCTGGAAGCGCCTCGCGGCTGGGCACAGGTCTTGTCCACCAAATACGACTGGCGAGAGGCGCAAGACGAATTGGGCCAACGCTTTGAGATCAGCTTCAACGCTTACAAGCCCTTTGCCTGCGGCATCGTGATCCACCCCAGCATCGACGCTTGCGCCCAGTTGCGTGCACAAGGCGTCAAAGCGGAAGAAGTCAAGAGCATCGAGTTGCGTGTGCACCCGCTGGTGCTCGAGCTGACCGGCAAGAAGACACCGCAAGACGGTTTGCAAGGCAAGTTCAGCGTGTACCACGGCTGCGCCGTCGGCTTGATCTTTGGCCGTGCAGGCGAAGAAGAGTTTTCAGACCACATCGTGCGCCGCGAAGACGTGGTGAGCCTGCGTGACAAAGTCCAAGCCGTGGTGGACACTTCGGTGCGTGAAGAAAGCGTGTATGTCACCGCCCATCTGAACGATGGCCGCAGCGTGAAGGTGCATGTGGAGCACGCCATTGGCTCCCTGCAAAAACCCATGACCGATGCCGACCTGGAAAGCAAGTTCCGCGACTTGTCCGACCCGATTTTGGGAGCCGCTCGGGTGAATGACATTTTGAAAACCTGCTGGAGCCTGGGGAAAGCACCCAACCTGCAAAGCTTGCTGGCCTTGCTCAAACCCTGA
- a CDS encoding Bug family tripartite tricarboxylate transporter substrate binding protein, with protein sequence MKRRTLIQAAPMLMAMPGLASAQAAFPNRPIKYIVPVAAGGGSDMIGRQLCDRLGKVLGQSMVVENHGGGGGVIASQMAAKAAPDGYTLMQGYVATHGTAPATRKLSYDPIKDYTPIGMIGSTPNVLVVNTNVPAKDVKAFIDYVKKNPGKISYGSAGAGSLTHLTAELFKAVTGAFMVHIPYRGIAPATTDVIAGQTQAMFPGLAAALPHIRSGRVRALAVTGTQRHPALKDVPTMEEAGLKGFDAQQWYGVVGPAGMPANLVKQLNDAIAQVLAQPDFREKLSAEAVELTPMTPAQFLDYMKKDLARWTDLARERKINLDA encoded by the coding sequence ATGAAAAGACGCACACTGATCCAGGCCGCCCCCATGCTCATGGCCATGCCCGGCCTGGCCTCGGCACAAGCCGCTTTCCCCAACCGTCCCATCAAATACATCGTGCCCGTGGCCGCTGGCGGCGGCTCCGACATGATTGGCCGCCAACTGTGCGACCGCTTGGGCAAAGTGCTGGGCCAATCCATGGTGGTGGAAAATCACGGCGGCGGCGGCGGTGTGATCGCCTCACAAATGGCCGCCAAGGCTGCCCCCGATGGCTACACCCTGATGCAAGGCTACGTGGCCACACACGGCACAGCACCCGCCACCCGCAAACTCAGCTACGACCCGATCAAGGACTACACCCCCATCGGCATGATCGGCAGCACCCCCAATGTGCTGGTGGTCAACACCAATGTCCCTGCCAAAGACGTCAAAGCATTCATCGATTACGTCAAGAAAAACCCCGGCAAAATTTCTTATGGCTCTGCGGGTGCAGGCTCGCTGACCCATCTGACGGCCGAGTTGTTCAAGGCGGTCACAGGGGCTTTTATGGTGCACATTCCCTACCGCGGCATCGCTCCTGCCACCACCGATGTGATCGCGGGCCAAACACAAGCCATGTTCCCCGGCCTGGCCGCGGCCCTGCCGCACATCCGCAGTGGCCGTGTGCGGGCCCTGGCGGTCACGGGCACGCAGCGTCACCCCGCGCTCAAGGATGTGCCCACCATGGAAGAAGCCGGACTCAAAGGCTTTGATGCCCAACAGTGGTACGGCGTGGTCGGCCCCGCTGGCATGCCTGCCAACTTGGTCAAGCAACTCAACGACGCCATCGCCCAAGTGCTGGCCCAACCGGACTTCCGGGAAAAGCTCAGCGCTGAAGCCGTCGAGTTGACCCCCATGACGCCTGCCCAATTTCTGGATTACATGAAGAAAGACCTAGCCCGCTGGACCGACTTGGCCCGCGAACGCAAGATCAATCTCGACGCCTGA
- a CDS encoding GntR family transcriptional regulator, whose amino-acid sequence MLPWITSDTTDRIKTMRETSLAKLVREDLLEHILKGQLVPGDRINEPDVAKRLQVSRVPVREALRELESSGLVVSRKHAGVFVRAIEAQEVRDLYEIRGLLDGFAGAKAAALPTPDRQALTQALNASITTMREANAQHKLSAYYSENLHFHWLIVVAAHNDQLSHTYQEVVQKLHLARLQSLAQVSGMATSIAEHQRISQAIELGDIRRAQSLLADHVTQAHQRLSRSLTGTEMISTTPEETP is encoded by the coding sequence ATGCTGCCCTGGATCACCTCCGACACCACAGACCGCATCAAAACCATGCGCGAGACCTCGCTGGCCAAGCTGGTGCGGGAGGATTTGCTCGAGCACATCCTCAAGGGTCAGTTGGTACCGGGTGACCGCATCAACGAACCGGATGTTGCCAAGCGCTTGCAGGTGTCACGGGTGCCTGTGCGGGAGGCTTTGCGCGAATTGGAGAGTTCTGGGCTGGTGGTCTCGCGCAAACATGCAGGTGTGTTTGTCCGAGCCATCGAGGCCCAAGAGGTGCGCGATTTGTACGAGATCCGCGGCCTGCTCGACGGTTTTGCTGGCGCCAAAGCTGCCGCCTTGCCCACCCCCGACCGACAAGCGCTGACCCAGGCCCTGAATGCCTCCATCACCACGATGCGAGAGGCCAATGCACAACACAAGTTGTCCGCCTATTACTCCGAGAACCTGCATTTCCATTGGCTGATCGTGGTGGCTGCCCACAACGACCAGCTCAGCCACACCTACCAAGAGGTGGTGCAAAAACTGCACTTGGCCCGACTGCAAAGCCTGGCCCAAGTCAGCGGCATGGCCACCTCGATTGCAGAACACCAGAGGATCAGCCAGGCCATTGAGCTAGGGGATATCCGCCGCGCCCAGAGCCTGCTGGCCGATCACGTCACCCAGGCGCACCAGCGCTTGAGCCGAAGCCTGACAGGCACCGAAATGATTTCAACCACCCCAGAGGAGACACCATGA
- the dcd gene encoding dCTP deaminase codes for MSIKSDKWIRRMAEEHGMIEPFEPGQIRKDASGQKIVSYGTSSYGYDIRCAPEFKVFTNIYSTVVDPKNFDERSFVDIESDVCIIPPNSFALARTVEYFRIPRNVLTICLGKSTYARCGIIVNVTPFEPEWEGYVTLEFSNTTPLPAKIYAGEGCAQVLFFESDKDDVCETSYKDRGGKYQGQVGVTLPKT; via the coding sequence ATGAGCATCAAGAGCGACAAATGGATCCGCCGCATGGCCGAAGAGCACGGCATGATCGAGCCGTTCGAGCCAGGACAGATCCGCAAAGACGCGTCCGGCCAAAAAATCGTCAGCTACGGCACCAGCAGTTATGGCTACGACATCCGCTGCGCCCCTGAATTCAAGGTTTTCACCAACATCTACAGCACCGTGGTGGACCCCAAAAACTTCGATGAACGCAGCTTTGTGGACATCGAAAGCGATGTCTGCATCATCCCGCCCAACAGCTTTGCCCTGGCCCGCACGGTGGAGTACTTCCGGATTCCACGCAATGTGCTGACCATTTGTCTGGGCAAGAGCACTTATGCCCGTTGCGGCATCATCGTGAACGTGACCCCTTTCGAGCCCGAGTGGGAGGGGTATGTGACACTCGAGTTCAGCAACACCACGCCGCTGCCCGCCAAAATTTACGCTGGCGAAGGTTGCGCTCAGGTGCTGTTTTTCGAGAGCGACAAAGACGACGTTTGCGAGACCAGTTACAAGGACCGGGGCGGCAAATACCAAGGCCAAGTGGGCGTGACGCTGCCCAAAACCTGA
- a CDS encoding ArsR/SmtB family transcription factor — protein MAKTAAPEDNVLTESEEVFEKAAEVFRVMSAPMRLRIISSLCNGEKNVGELLAEIDTTQPNMSQHLNTLYQSGVLGKRREGVQIYYRIINDRVVTLCRAVCVQIASESD, from the coding sequence ATGGCCAAAACAGCAGCACCCGAAGACAACGTCTTGACCGAATCGGAAGAGGTTTTTGAAAAAGCCGCCGAGGTCTTTCGTGTCATGTCGGCCCCCATGCGCTTGCGCATCATCAGTTCACTTTGCAACGGCGAAAAGAACGTGGGCGAGTTGCTGGCCGAGATCGACACCACCCAGCCCAACATGTCGCAGCACCTGAACACCCTTTACCAGTCGGGTGTGCTCGGCAAGCGCCGAGAAGGCGTGCAAATTTATTACCGCATCATCAACGACCGCGTGGTCACGCTGTGCCGAGCCGTGTGCGTGCAGATCGCCAGCGAAAGCGATTGA
- a CDS encoding DsrE family protein encodes MKKHLLLISGLLACTLSWAEVKVVYHLSEGIPQASRAIGNIRNHLNADPTAKIVVVTHGLGIDFLINGATNQMDQPFAGGVADLVNKGVEFRVCNNTLVSRKISPDKLLMEAKVVPSGVSEVAKLQANEKFVYLRP; translated from the coding sequence ATGAAGAAGCATCTGCTGTTGATTTCCGGCCTGCTGGCTTGCACCCTGAGTTGGGCTGAGGTCAAGGTGGTTTACCACCTGAGCGAAGGCATCCCCCAAGCCTCACGGGCCATTGGCAACATCCGCAACCACCTCAATGCCGATCCGACCGCCAAAATCGTGGTGGTTACCCATGGCTTGGGCATTGACTTTTTGATCAACGGCGCAACCAACCAGATGGACCAGCCCTTTGCTGGCGGTGTTGCGGATCTGGTCAACAAAGGCGTGGAGTTCCGTGTGTGCAACAACACCTTGGTGTCGCGCAAAATCTCCCCTGACAAACTCCTGATGGAAGCCAAAGTGGTGCCCTCTGGTGTTTCTGAAGTGGCCAAGCTGCAGGCCAATGAGAAATTTGTTTATCTGCGCCCTTGA
- a CDS encoding c-type cytochrome produces the protein MKIQHALTAATLVAMSGLAQAQVDPLHVRSWAASCAACHGTDGRAQPGMESLAGANKDDMVKKMLDFKAGRKPATIMHQLAKGYSDDQIVAIAGYFAAQKK, from the coding sequence ATGAAGATTCAACACGCTCTGACAGCGGCAACCCTGGTCGCCATGTCTGGCCTGGCACAAGCTCAGGTTGACCCGCTGCACGTTCGCAGCTGGGCCGCATCGTGCGCGGCCTGCCACGGCACAGATGGCCGTGCCCAGCCCGGCATGGAGTCTTTGGCCGGTGCCAATAAAGATGACATGGTCAAGAAAATGCTCGACTTCAAGGCTGGCCGCAAGCCTGCCACCATCATGCATCAGCTCGCCAAGGGCTATTCTGACGACCAAATCGTCGCCATCGCAGGCTACTTTGCTGCACAAAAGAAATAA
- a CDS encoding FCSD flavin-binding domain-containing protein, whose protein sequence is MQRRHFLQTGSALGAMGLVSGCATVGGGSGPKVVVIGGGYSGATAAKYLRMWSEHKIQVTLVEPNDAFISCPISNLVIGGSKTIADITTPYDNLTKRHGVKVIKDRVNSIDADKRIVKLAGGTELAYDRLIVSAGIDFMWETLPGMNKGDAKDKVMHAWKAGAQTVTLRKQLEAMPDGGVFAMSIPLAPYRCPPGPYERACQVAEYFSKAKPKSKVLILDANDDVTSKGPLFKKAWAERYKGIVEYRGKHRVTDVDATTNTLKFEFNDDIKANVLNVIPNMRAGDIAVNAGLATANKRWCEVDFLTFESKAAKNVHVLGDSIQIAPGMPKSGHMANQHGKTCAAAVVALLMGKEVNPMPIYNNTCYSFVSSEDVVHVASVHKYDAEKKTMLTVPGSGGVSSAANELEGRYAHAWARNIWADTLA, encoded by the coding sequence ATGCAACGTCGTCATTTTTTGCAGACTGGCTCCGCTTTGGGTGCCATGGGGTTGGTTTCGGGCTGTGCCACCGTGGGTGGCGGCAGCGGCCCCAAAGTGGTGGTCATTGGTGGGGGCTATTCCGGCGCCACGGCCGCCAAATACCTGCGCATGTGGTCTGAGCACAAAATCCAAGTCACACTGGTCGAGCCCAACGATGCCTTCATTTCTTGCCCCATCTCCAACCTGGTGATCGGTGGCAGCAAGACCATCGCCGACATCACCACCCCCTATGACAACCTGACCAAGCGTCACGGTGTCAAGGTCATCAAGGACCGCGTCAACAGCATCGACGCCGACAAGCGCATCGTCAAGCTGGCAGGTGGTACCGAGTTGGCTTATGACCGCCTGATCGTCTCTGCTGGTATCGACTTCATGTGGGAAACCTTGCCTGGTATGAACAAGGGGGATGCCAAGGACAAAGTCATGCACGCCTGGAAAGCTGGCGCACAAACTGTCACCCTTCGCAAACAACTCGAAGCCATGCCCGACGGCGGCGTCTTCGCCATGTCCATCCCGCTGGCCCCCTACCGCTGCCCACCCGGCCCTTACGAGCGTGCTTGCCAAGTGGCCGAGTACTTCAGCAAAGCCAAGCCCAAGAGCAAGGTTCTCATCCTGGACGCCAACGACGACGTGACGTCCAAAGGTCCGCTGTTCAAAAAAGCTTGGGCCGAGCGCTACAAAGGCATCGTCGAGTACCGCGGCAAGCACCGCGTGACCGATGTGGACGCCACCACCAACACTTTGAAGTTCGAGTTCAACGACGACATCAAGGCCAACGTGCTCAACGTCATCCCCAACATGCGTGCCGGTGACATCGCCGTCAACGCAGGCCTGGCCACCGCCAACAAGCGCTGGTGCGAAGTGGACTTCCTCACCTTCGAATCCAAGGCCGCCAAAAACGTGCACGTTTTGGGTGACTCGATCCAGATCGCGCCGGGCATGCCCAAGTCGGGCCACATGGCCAACCAGCACGGCAAGACCTGCGCGGCAGCCGTGGTGGCCTTGTTGATGGGCAAAGAGGTCAACCCTATGCCGATTTACAACAACACCTGCTACAGCTTTGTCAGCTCGGAAGACGTGGTCCACGTCGCCAGTGTGCACAAGTACGACGCCGAAAAGAAGACCATGCTGACCGTTCCCGGCTCGGGCGGTGTGTCGAGCGCGGCCAATGAACTCGAAGGCCGCTATGCCCACGCCTGGGCCCGCAACATCTGGGCCGACACACTGGCTTGA
- a CDS encoding c-type cytochrome — protein MNTRFTPGRWAPAVLLLCAAWLSPSAMAQADEARAKKIVGGSCFVCHGAEGESSSEVFPRLAGQHWEYTAKQLENFKSGKRKSTAMADMVAKLTPDEMVALGKFFEKQKAEVEPSKDAGLAAVGKYIYHNGNKYSGLASCASCHGADAKGTTALPRLAGQYSGYTETQLKQFNQRERTNDNAVMHAIASKMSPLEMAAVAEYLSGK, from the coding sequence ATGAACACACGCTTTACGCCAGGCCGTTGGGCCCCTGCCGTTTTGTTACTCTGCGCAGCCTGGTTGTCACCATCGGCCATGGCGCAGGCCGACGAGGCCCGCGCCAAAAAAATCGTGGGTGGCTCCTGCTTTGTGTGCCATGGCGCCGAGGGGGAATCGTCCAGTGAGGTGTTTCCGCGACTGGCTGGCCAGCACTGGGAATACACGGCCAAGCAGCTCGAGAACTTCAAATCTGGAAAACGCAAGAGCACCGCCATGGCCGACATGGTGGCCAAACTCACCCCCGATGAAATGGTGGCGCTGGGCAAGTTCTTTGAAAAACAAAAGGCCGAGGTTGAACCTTCGAAAGACGCTGGTTTGGCGGCTGTTGGTAAATACATTTATCACAACGGCAACAAATACAGCGGCTTGGCTTCTTGCGCCAGCTGTCATGGTGCCGATGCCAAAGGGACCACTGCACTGCCGCGTCTGGCCGGGCAGTATTCGGGCTATACCGAAACCCAGCTCAAACAGTTCAACCAGCGTGAGCGCACCAACGACAACGCTGTGATGCACGCCATCGCCAGCAAAATGTCCCCCTTGGAAATGGCCGCTGTGGCCGAATACCTGAGCGGGAAATAA
- a CDS encoding YeeE/YedE family protein, producing the protein MSMAQWVETYGQGTVLAAGGVLIGLSFGFWAQRSRFCLRAAVIEFWHRRFGEKLSVWLLAFASAVIGVQLMVLMGWLDTGSARQISAKGSISGALIGGMLFGVGMVMTRGCASRLLVLSANGNLRALLSGLIFAVTAQAALGGALSPLRTHISSWWTVEGGAPRDLLAIAGVDHWAGLAMGGLWLAAALFFALRSPQRSVWMWLGGMGTGLSVAAAWGFSQWVAAESFDPVQIQGLTFSGPSAEWLMRVMHWPAPPIGFDFGLMPGVFVGSLIGALVGRDWKLEGFSDGYSMRRYIGGAILMGFGSMLAGGCAVGAGVTGGAIFALTAWLSLVGMWVGAGLTDRWLDGGAADKPTSLPAEGFKRP; encoded by the coding sequence ATGTCGATGGCGCAATGGGTTGAGACGTACGGGCAAGGCACCGTGCTGGCCGCTGGTGGGGTTTTGATTGGTTTGTCGTTTGGCTTTTGGGCCCAGCGTTCGCGCTTTTGCCTGCGGGCGGCGGTCATCGAGTTTTGGCACCGACGGTTTGGCGAAAAGCTTTCGGTGTGGTTACTGGCGTTTGCCTCGGCCGTCATTGGCGTGCAGCTGATGGTCTTGATGGGCTGGCTGGACACGGGCAGTGCCAGGCAGATTTCGGCCAAGGGCAGCATCTCCGGCGCTCTGATCGGCGGCATGTTGTTTGGCGTGGGCATGGTCATGACACGGGGCTGCGCCAGCCGTTTGCTGGTGCTGTCGGCCAATGGCAATTTGCGCGCACTGCTCTCAGGTTTGATTTTTGCGGTCACGGCCCAGGCCGCTTTGGGCGGGGCTTTGTCACCGCTGCGCACGCACATCAGCAGCTGGTGGACGGTAGAGGGCGGTGCGCCGCGCGATCTGTTGGCCATCGCGGGCGTGGACCATTGGGCGGGCTTGGCCATGGGTGGGTTATGGCTGGCAGCGGCTTTGTTCTTTGCGCTGCGCAGTCCGCAGCGCAGTGTGTGGATGTGGCTGGGCGGCATGGGCACGGGTTTGTCGGTGGCGGCTGCTTGGGGTTTTAGCCAATGGGTGGCGGCCGAGTCCTTTGACCCGGTGCAAATTCAGGGTCTGACCTTCAGTGGACCCTCGGCCGAGTGGCTGATGCGCGTGATGCACTGGCCAGCCCCACCCATCGGCTTTGACTTTGGCCTGATGCCGGGTGTGTTTGTCGGCTCCTTGATAGGGGCACTGGTGGGCCGAGACTGGAAGCTGGAAGGTTTTTCTGACGGTTACAGCATGCGTCGCTACATCGGTGGGGCCATTCTGATGGGATTTGGCTCGATGCTGGCAGGCGGCTGCGCGGTGGGCGCGGGCGTGACGGGCGGTGCCATATTTGCGCTGACCGCTTGGCTGAGTCTGGTGGGCATGTGGGTGGGCGCAGGCCTGACAGACCGCTGGCTTGATGGGGGCGCTGCGGACAAACCGACATCCCTGCCCGCTGAGGGTTTCAAGCGCCCCTGA